A window from Megalobrama amblycephala isolate DHTTF-2021 linkage group LG21, ASM1881202v1, whole genome shotgun sequence encodes these proteins:
- the si:ch211-227n13.3 gene encoding uncharacterized protein si:ch211-227n13.3 isoform X2, producing the protein MKLRRKSVQRARPQQREPVKVSKSISVVLSDTDSSQSDSVEEIKDHASVIHDMKRPIQKSRAGASCRLSKDDSMILRGKTVQRGRQQQGEHKVSENISVVLSDTDSSQSDSVEDIKDHVSVLRDMKRPIKKCRTGASCRLSKEDERLLSIVEPQYGTVQKISLAPGAMAEDTLGKLRLMANTSDSEPRPRSPVESRGESVLDESSTDLMVESGPSSPCGPVVTVRCKECESLFAKMRRQPTPQKKSRDRNPASLSCDEWILLKKWHPQRRRHREKGLLWTSLTRIRKLSAQGSDSAAINRNQVNCSRPHVFQQRSLRRCKYLNSIQTDLSITKAKPRHRKRPRAVVWPPVGGWNSSVKRKSSSINDTLSQQLSPLNLSVSVTQEDRLLVDEKISGLNADLKQNSDASSKQRRTNVRGKLNEQEVSDGIDGTRRVLKFDDTTETVAVETAEQRKSPRQQHEHGEICEAQKGFQNEQQEKLSEDLDGFRTPTDLFSVKPKIKRGNKKKVSASGDTKPAVQKTNFMSMLATLVKKQNQIIKEPCK; encoded by the exons ATGAAACTGCGGCGCAAATCAGTCCAGAGAGCTCGACCGCAACAGCGAGAACCTGTGAAGGTCTCCAAGAGCATCTCTGTGGTGTTGAGTGACACTGACTCTAGCCAGTCAGACAGtgttgaagaaataaaagaCCATGCATCTGTTATTCATGATATGAAGCGTCCAATACAGAAGAGTAGAGCTGGTGCATCATGCCGATTGAGTAAAGATGACTCTATGATACTGCGGGGCAAAACAGTCCAGAGAGGTCGACAGCAACAGGGAGAACATAAGGTCTCCGAAAACATCTCTGTGGTGTTGAGTGACACTGACTCTAGCCAATCAGACAGTGTTGAAGACATAAAAGACCATGTGTCTGTTCTTCGTGATATGAAGCGTCCAATAAAGAAGTGTAGAACTGGTGCATCATGCCGATTGAGTAAAGAAGATGAGAGGCTGCTTTCCATTGTGGAACCACAATATGGAACGGTTCAGAAGATCTCCCTGGCTCCAGGTGCAATGGCTGAGGACACTCTTGGTAAACTCAGGTTGATGGCTAACACCTCTGACTCCGAGCCGAGGCCTAGAAGCCCTGTTGAGTCTCGAGGTGAGTCTGTATTGGATGAATCCAGTACTGATCTCATGGTGGAATCGGGTCCCAGCTCGCCCTGTGGTCCTGTTGTTACCGTAAGATGCAAAGAATGCGAGAGTCTTTTCGCCAAGATGAGAAGACAGccaaccccccaaaaaaagagCAGAGATAGGA ATCCAGCATCTTTATCTTGTGATGAGTGGATTCTGCTTAAGAAGTGGCACCCTCAGAGACGCCGTCATCGGGAGAAGGg ATTATTGTGGACAAGCCTGACTCGCATCAGGAAGCTGTCAGCGCAAGGCTCAGATTCTGCAGCCATCAACAGAAATCAAGTGAACTGCTCCAGACCTCATGTGTTTCAGCAGAG GAGTTTGCGTCGCTGCAAGTATCTAAACTCCATTCAGACTGACCTGTCTATTACCAAAGCAAAGCCACGGCATCGTAAGAGGCCACGAGCTGTGGTCTGGCCACCCGTTGGAGGGTGGAACTCTTCGGTGAAAAGAAAGTCTTCTTCCATAAACGACACATTATCTCAGCAGCTTTCTCCACTCAACCTCAGTGTCAGTGTGACACAGGAGGACAGACTGCTTGTAGATGAGAAGATTTCAGGATTAAATGCAGATCTCAAGCAAAACTCAGATGCCTCCAGCAAACAGAGGAGGACTAATGTCCGGGGCAAATTGAACGAGCAGGAAGTGTCTGATGGCATAGACGGAACGCGGCGGGTGCTGAAGTTTGATGATACGACTGAAACTGTTGCTGTGGAAACTGCGGAACAAAGGAAAAGCCCTCGGCAGCAGCATGAACATGGAGAGATTTGTGAAGCCCAGAAAGGTTTCCAGAATGAGCAGCAGGAAAAGTTGTCTGAGGATTTGGATGGGTTCAGGACACCCACAGATCTCTTCAGCGTGAAGCCTAAGATTAAACGAGGGAACAAGAAGAAAGTCTCTGCCTCTGGTGATACAAAACCTGCCGTACAGAAGACAAACTTCATGTCTATGTTAGCCACACTGGTGAAAAAACAGAACCAGATTATTAAGGAGCCCTGCAAATAA
- the si:ch211-227n13.3 gene encoding uncharacterized protein si:ch211-227n13.3 isoform X1: MDMLEQKEYQHFEREACYYYLTNFPQRQESGCYSEVNILGLSEVTVKSVSMKLRRKSVQRARPQQREPVKVSKSISVVLSDTDSSQSDSVEEIKDHASVIHDMKRPIQKSRAGASCRLSKDDSMILRGKTVQRGRQQQGEHKVSENISVVLSDTDSSQSDSVEDIKDHVSVLRDMKRPIKKCRTGASCRLSKEDERLLSIVEPQYGTVQKISLAPGAMAEDTLGKLRLMANTSDSEPRPRSPVESRGESVLDESSTDLMVESGPSSPCGPVVTVRCKECESLFAKMRRQPTPQKKSRDRNPASLSCDEWILLKKWHPQRRRHREKGLLWTSLTRIRKLSAQGSDSAAINRNQVNCSRPHVFQQRSLRRCKYLNSIQTDLSITKAKPRHRKRPRAVVWPPVGGWNSSVKRKSSSINDTLSQQLSPLNLSVSVTQEDRLLVDEKISGLNADLKQNSDASSKQRRTNVRGKLNEQEVSDGIDGTRRVLKFDDTTETVAVETAEQRKSPRQQHEHGEICEAQKGFQNEQQEKLSEDLDGFRTPTDLFSVKPKIKRGNKKKVSASGDTKPAVQKTNFMSMLATLVKKQNQIIKEPCK, translated from the exons ATGGACATGTTAGAACAAAAGGAATATCAACATTTCGAGAGAGA GGCATGCTACTACTACCTCACTAACTTTCCTCAAAGACAAGAGTCAGGATGCTACAGTGAG GTGAATATCTTGGGTCTCAGTGAGGTCACTGTCAAATCTGTCTCTATGAAACTGCGGCGCAAATCAGTCCAGAGAGCTCGACCGCAACAGCGAGAACCTGTGAAGGTCTCCAAGAGCATCTCTGTGGTGTTGAGTGACACTGACTCTAGCCAGTCAGACAGtgttgaagaaataaaagaCCATGCATCTGTTATTCATGATATGAAGCGTCCAATACAGAAGAGTAGAGCTGGTGCATCATGCCGATTGAGTAAAGATGACTCTATGATACTGCGGGGCAAAACAGTCCAGAGAGGTCGACAGCAACAGGGAGAACATAAGGTCTCCGAAAACATCTCTGTGGTGTTGAGTGACACTGACTCTAGCCAATCAGACAGTGTTGAAGACATAAAAGACCATGTGTCTGTTCTTCGTGATATGAAGCGTCCAATAAAGAAGTGTAGAACTGGTGCATCATGCCGATTGAGTAAAGAAGATGAGAGGCTGCTTTCCATTGTGGAACCACAATATGGAACGGTTCAGAAGATCTCCCTGGCTCCAGGTGCAATGGCTGAGGACACTCTTGGTAAACTCAGGTTGATGGCTAACACCTCTGACTCCGAGCCGAGGCCTAGAAGCCCTGTTGAGTCTCGAGGTGAGTCTGTATTGGATGAATCCAGTACTGATCTCATGGTGGAATCGGGTCCCAGCTCGCCCTGTGGTCCTGTTGTTACCGTAAGATGCAAAGAATGCGAGAGTCTTTTCGCCAAGATGAGAAGACAGccaaccccccaaaaaaagagCAGAGATAGGA ATCCAGCATCTTTATCTTGTGATGAGTGGATTCTGCTTAAGAAGTGGCACCCTCAGAGACGCCGTCATCGGGAGAAGGg ATTATTGTGGACAAGCCTGACTCGCATCAGGAAGCTGTCAGCGCAAGGCTCAGATTCTGCAGCCATCAACAGAAATCAAGTGAACTGCTCCAGACCTCATGTGTTTCAGCAGAG GAGTTTGCGTCGCTGCAAGTATCTAAACTCCATTCAGACTGACCTGTCTATTACCAAAGCAAAGCCACGGCATCGTAAGAGGCCACGAGCTGTGGTCTGGCCACCCGTTGGAGGGTGGAACTCTTCGGTGAAAAGAAAGTCTTCTTCCATAAACGACACATTATCTCAGCAGCTTTCTCCACTCAACCTCAGTGTCAGTGTGACACAGGAGGACAGACTGCTTGTAGATGAGAAGATTTCAGGATTAAATGCAGATCTCAAGCAAAACTCAGATGCCTCCAGCAAACAGAGGAGGACTAATGTCCGGGGCAAATTGAACGAGCAGGAAGTGTCTGATGGCATAGACGGAACGCGGCGGGTGCTGAAGTTTGATGATACGACTGAAACTGTTGCTGTGGAAACTGCGGAACAAAGGAAAAGCCCTCGGCAGCAGCATGAACATGGAGAGATTTGTGAAGCCCAGAAAGGTTTCCAGAATGAGCAGCAGGAAAAGTTGTCTGAGGATTTGGATGGGTTCAGGACACCCACAGATCTCTTCAGCGTGAAGCCTAAGATTAAACGAGGGAACAAGAAGAAAGTCTCTGCCTCTGGTGATACAAAACCTGCCGTACAGAAGACAAACTTCATGTCTATGTTAGCCACACTGGTGAAAAAACAGAACCAGATTATTAAGGAGCCCTGCAAATAA